A single region of the Bacillus sp. 2205SS5-2 genome encodes:
- a CDS encoding DUF2777 family protein — protein MENQERTLLLENQTRAYLTGSIEYMNNQWVFFDDESDEATMLDFFTSHIIEVHYHSQWRRGTLQPNGELKIQQESFPLREYDSVRIRKNLTLSLEMLLEELSDDAFLQFITTLNSLRFSIYDCIFCHNHLSFLEERKIRQGVNFITFDNGDEICGVQHHFSYYQKQQDRFEYTKSTGKRIIIEKIE, from the coding sequence TTGGAAAATCAAGAAAGAACCTTATTATTAGAGAACCAAACACGTGCCTACCTCACAGGTTCAATCGAATACATGAATAATCAGTGGGTATTTTTCGATGATGAAAGTGATGAGGCAACCATGCTAGATTTTTTCACGAGTCATATCATCGAAGTTCACTATCACAGTCAATGGAGAAGGGGCACTTTACAACCGAATGGGGAATTGAAGATTCAGCAAGAATCATTTCCTCTAAGGGAATATGATTCTGTACGAATTCGAAAAAATTTAACACTTTCTTTAGAGATGCTGCTAGAAGAATTGAGTGATGATGCTTTTCTTCAATTTATTACCACCCTCAATTCCCTTCGTTTCTCCATTTATGATTGCATCTTTTGCCATAACCATCTCTCTTTTTTAGAAGAGAGAAAAATACGGCAAGGTGTGAATTTTATCACTTTTGATAATGGTGATGAAATTTGTGGGGTTCAGCACCATTTCAGCTATTATCAGAAGCAACAAGATCGCTTTGAGTATACCAAGAGCACTGGAAAACGAATCATCATAGAAAAAATCGAGTAA
- a CDS encoding YisL family protein: protein MLHNTHAHITTWVVALILFFVAYSLHRSGKAKAMKIVHMVLRLFYLLIIVTGALLFFYNQSLDPAFYGVKMLVGFWVIGMFEMVLVRLKKGKETKMFWIQLIVSIVLVLYLGYYLPL, encoded by the coding sequence ATGCTACACAATACACATGCTCATATTACTACATGGGTTGTTGCACTTATTTTATTCTTCGTTGCGTACAGCCTGCATCGTAGCGGTAAAGCAAAAGCCATGAAAATTGTTCATATGGTGTTGCGATTATTTTATCTTTTGATTATTGTAACAGGAGCACTACTTTTCTTTTACAATCAATCCTTAGATCCTGCTTTTTACGGGGTAAAAATGCTGGTTGGTTTCTGGGTAATCGGGATGTTTGAAATGGTACTTGTTCGTTTGAAAAAAGGGAAAGAAACAAAAATGTTTTGGATTCAGTTAATTGTTTCAATAGTACTTGTATTGTACTTAGGGTACTATTTACCTTTGTAA
- a CDS encoding fumarylacetoacetate hydrolase family protein, giving the protein MKFLTFQKKDKESIGVLKEGRVWDLLKMGELYHPDQPYPVDLSALICKYDSFRPIIGEDLVRGKAEGKEEVLTWSVEEITIIAPIPKPRKNIMCVGKNYRDHAIEMGSENDIPTDLLVFTKSPTSVIGPFHSVNLHEDVTSEVDYEGELAVVIGQEGKNIPLENALDFVFGYSILNDITARDLQRKHKQFFIGKSLDTFCPLGPVIVTKDEIKHPDNLSIMTTVNDEVRQSSNTEQLIFSISEVIATLSKGMTLQPGDIIAMGTPAGVGKGMKPPVFLKSGDSVTISIEGIGKLTNLMQ; this is encoded by the coding sequence GACCTTCTTAAAATGGGTGAATTGTATCACCCTGATCAACCTTATCCAGTTGACCTTTCGGCTTTAATTTGTAAGTATGATTCTTTCCGCCCTATTATAGGGGAAGATTTAGTGAGAGGAAAAGCCGAAGGGAAAGAAGAGGTTTTAACATGGTCTGTGGAAGAGATAACAATAATAGCCCCTATTCCGAAGCCGAGAAAAAACATTATGTGTGTAGGGAAAAATTATCGAGACCATGCAATTGAAATGGGGAGTGAAAATGATATTCCAACCGACCTATTGGTGTTCACTAAGTCACCAACCTCTGTCATCGGGCCGTTTCATTCGGTGAATCTCCATGAAGATGTGACGAGCGAAGTTGATTACGAAGGGGAATTGGCCGTCGTCATTGGTCAGGAAGGAAAGAATATTCCATTAGAGAATGCTTTGGATTTCGTCTTTGGATACTCGATTCTAAATGATATTACTGCTAGAGATTTACAGCGAAAGCATAAGCAATTTTTCATTGGCAAAAGCTTGGATACATTTTGTCCTCTAGGGCCGGTGATTGTAACCAAGGATGAAATAAAGCATCCTGACAATCTATCAATCATGACAACTGTAAATGATGAAGTGAGACAATCATCGAATACAGAGCAATTAATCTTTTCAATCTCAGAGGTTATTGCGACGTTATCCAAGGGGATGACTTTACAACCGGGAGATATTATAGCGATGGGGACACCAGCTGGAGTGGGCAAAGGAATGAAACCACCTGTCTTCTTAAAAAGTGGAGATTCTGTGACAATATCAATTGAAGGAATTGGGAAACTGACGAATCTTATGCAGTAG